In Chitinophaga sp. H8, the sequence GTGCCTGTAGCCAGTACACTGAATAATGTAAGTCAGGTAGGTAATGATAACCGGGTAGACTATGGGAATGCGATATCAGATATTAACCCGGATGACATAGAAAATATCTCTATCCTGAAAGGCCCCAGTGCCGCTGCTTTGTATGGTTCCAGGGCGGGCAACGGCGTGGTGCTGATCACGACTAAAAGCGGAAGCCGCTCTAAGAAAATGACGGTAACAGTTACTTCCAATACCGTTTTTGATATTCCTTATAAGTTCCTGAAGTGGCAAACAAAATTTGGTTCCGGCCAGTTTTCAGCTACTCCTGTTGATGTAAGTGGCAACCCGCTGACCAATCCTTTTGGCAAACTGATACAGGAAGAAGTGGGGCCTGCTTTCGGTGCTGCATTAGACAAAGGCTATAAAGAGGTACAATGGAACAGCCCTTTGGATGCAGATGGAAAACCTATTCCGATGGAGCTGGTTTCTCATCCTAATAATGTGAAGAACTTTGTGCAAACAGGGATTACTACCACCAATGGTGTTTCTCTGGCCAACAGCAACGATCAGATTAGTTACCGGATGTCTTACTCCAATATGACCAACCGGGGGATCGTTCCTAATTCCGACCTGTTCAGAAATTCACTCAGCCTGAATTCATCCTTTAAACTGAATAATAAACTAAGGATTAGCAGCAACCTGGACTTTAGCCGGAATAATTCCAATAACCGGCCGGCAGGCAACCGGGGTACCAACCCTTTGCAGTGGGCCTATGGCGTATCTCCTCATACGGATATCAGGGATCTGAAGGAATATTGGTTACCTGGTCAGGAAGGACTGCAACAGCGCTCCCAGGCAAAAGATGTATTCAATAATCCCTACTTCCTGGCTTATGAAGTGAATAACAGTTTCACGCGCGATCGGGTATTTGGTAATGTAAAGGCAGACTGGCAGATCACCCCGGAATTAAGCCTGATGGCAAGGTATGCACTGGACACCTACAAAGAAAGAAGGGAAACAAAAATTGCCAATAGTTATACAGAAGATCCCCGGGGCTCATACGGTATTATTGACCTGAGTGTGTATGAAAGAAATGCAGATATCATGGCTACCTATCAGCGGAACATCCATGACTTTAGTTTACTGGTTTCGGCAGGTGGAAATGCCCGTTATCAGAAGGGCAGCAATTTTACCAATGCTACCCGCAATGGTACCGGACTGATTGTACCAGGTGTTTATAATGTACAGAATATTGCCCCGGCAAACCTGGATTATGTTAGCAGCTGGTATCAGAAAGGAGTGTTCAGTGCCTTTGGGCTTTTAAACATAGGTTATAAAGGGATGGCATATCTCGATGTTACAGGTAGGAATGACTGGTCCAGTACTTTACCGGTGAAAAACCGCTCTTACTTTTACCCCTCTGCATCATTGAGTTTGCTGCTCAATGAAATGCTGCATTTATCTCCGGCGGTCAATCTGCTGAAACTGAGAGGAGGTATTGCGCAGGCGGGGAATGATGCCAATCCGTACATGCTGCTTAGCACACTGAGCAATGCAGGTACCTGGGATGGTATTCCCAGGCTAACTACTTCCGGTACACTGCTTACACCGGATCTGAAACCAGAAATAGCTACTTCCTATGAAACGGGATTAGATGTAAATCTGTTCAATAACCGCTTACGGTTTGCAGGCACTTATTATGTAGCAAAAAACAAGAACCAGATCTTTAGCGTACAGCTACCTCCTTCTTCAGGATATACTTCCAAGAACATTAACGCAGGGTTACTGGAAAGTAAGGGCATTGAATTATCACTTGGCGGAACGCCGGTACAAACAGCCAACTGGACATGGGATGTGAATGTTAACCTGAGCCGCAACAGGACCCGCATTATAGAACTATCAGATGAGTTGCCGTATTTCACTTTATGGACAGATGCGAAAGGGGGTGCCTGGACTTATGTAGGCGATCAGATTGGTGATATCTATGATGCTCAGTTAGTAACGGTAACAGACGAAAAATCGCCCTATTTTGGTTATCCGCTTTTAGACCAGACCGGCAAATGGCAATCTATAGATGCGATCAATACCAAGAATAAGATTGGCAATTTTAACCCTGATTTTATGTTGGGGGCACAAACCTCGCTGTCGTACAAAGGTTTTAGTTTAAACATGACATTCGACTGGCGGCATGGCGGTGATTTTGTTTCTCAAACTTACCGCTATGGAGAAGAGGATGGTAAATCGCAGTTGTTCCTGGATAAGCTGATTAACCCCAACGGAATGGAAGGGCAGGAGCTCCGCGACTGGCTGGTAGCACATGAAGACCAGTATATTAAAGTACATGGTAATTATTTCCCACTGGTGGGTGGGCCCACTCCGGACTATGGAACCGTACCATTCAAATACGGTCCCTATACTTTACCATATGGAGGTGTGATTGTGCCCGGCGTAATTGCCAAATATGATGGCGCAGGTAATATCACCGGTTATATTGAAAACCTGGGCGGGCCTGATACCCGTGCATTACCTTATGCTGGCGCTACCGCCTGGTCGTTTACACGGGCTTTTACCTATGACGCTTCTTATCTCAAACTGCGGGAAGTATCCTTAGGGTATGATCTGCCGGATAAACTAATCCGGTCAATGAAACTGCAGCATGCCAGTATATCCGTTTACAGCAGAAATATTATGCTGTGGACAAAAGCCAAAATAGGGATAGATCCGGAAACCGCATTTCAGGTAGAATCCGGCCTGCAAAAATCAGGTATACAGTTCAAACAGGGAATTGAAAGGTATAATGTTACCCCCTGGAGTATTCCTGTTGGCTTTAAAATCAATGTAACTTTTTAAGGATCTGTAAAGTTTAAAAGATGAAAACAACCAATATACTTATAGCGTGCCTGGTAGTGTCCTGTTGCTGCATCAGTTCCTGCAGTAAAGACCTGACTAAGTGGAATGAAGACCCGAATGGGGTGAATCAGGGAACAGCGAATCCTAACCTGGTACTTTCCACTGTGCTCACAGAAACGGGGAAGGCATTTGTAAACCTGGGCTACCAGGATATTGCCGGCGTGATGCAACACACGCAGAAAGATGGATGGAGTACTACCCATAATAATTATGAATGGGGAGGTTCCCAGAGCTGGGCGGAATATTATGATATTCTGAGAAACAATGAATATGTATATCAGCGTTCGGTGGCATTGCAATACGAATTGCAACAGGGGATGGCACTGGTCATGAAATGTATGGTATTTGGATTAATTACGGATCTGTGGGGGGATGCTCCCTATACAGCCGCACTGAAAGGAATAGAAGGAGGAGCGGAGCATGTATTCCCGGCTTATGATGATCAGGAAACTATTTACAAAGGAATATTGGCAGATCTGGAAACAGCAAATACGTTATTGTCCAAAGGAAAAAATGAATACAATAGTACAGCGGATATTATAGATGTGTACTATAAGGGAGAACCTAGTAAATGGAGAAAGTTGGCCAATTCTCTCGCACTACGTTATTACATGAGGATTTCAGATAAATTGCCAGACATTGCTAAAGCAGGTATAGAAAAAATAGTGGGAAATGCAGCGCAATATCCTATTATCAGCAGCTTTACAGAAGATGCCGCCATGCCTTTTGCCGGTAATAGCAATGGGGATTCCTGGCCTGCCAATGTTACCTATGATGCAGATGCCAGTAATTACAGGCGATTGAAAATGTGCGCTACTTTAGTAAAAGTAATGCGGGCATTGCATGATCCCCGCCTGGGCGTCTGGGCCAATAAAATACAGATTCCCCTGGTGGTAGATCCAAATCTTCCGGCAGGTACAGATAAGATTGAAAACGGGAAGCGTTACCTTTCCCCGGATAAAGTAGCAGGTCTGGAGGTAAATACAGATCCGGAGTATGTAGGAATTCCACCCGGTCTGAATGGGGCGGCAGTGTATAATATGGGGCCAGACCCTTCACAGGCTGCCAGAAATCCACACGTGTCCTGGTTAAATGATATATATAAAGAAGCAAAGGGGCCTTTGCTGAAGGCCAGGCTATTATCCGCAGCAGAGGTGCATTTTATCCTGGCAGAAGCTGCCCTGAAAGGCTGGGCGGTTGGAGATGCCAAAACACACTATGAGGCAGCTATTCAGGCTTCTTTGAATACCTGGGGCGTAGGGGGCACTTATGATGCGTATATTGCAGTGCCGGGAGTTGCTTTTAATGGTACACTGGAACAGCTTATACAGCAGAAATGGATTGCCAGCTGGACGGCAGCTACAGAATCCTGGTTTGATTTCAGGAGAACAGGGTTCCCCAAATTAAAAGCCGGACCAGATGCCATGCGAAAAGTATTACCGGTGAGATTTTACTATATGCTGGAAGAAAGAAATCTAAACAGGACTAATACAGAGGCTGCCATGAATAAGCTGGAAGTGACTACTTATTCAGAGGCAGATGGTAAAAACAGCCCCTGGTCCAAACCATGGTTAGTGAAGGGCACTGCCAAACCCTGGTAAATAATTTAAACAAGAAATACTGAAAATATTAGCTCAATAAAATGTTAAAACCCATGAAGCCACTTCTTTTAAAACTTGCCATAATTTTCCTGGTGCAATTTAATTTTGCATGCAAAACACAGGCACAGGATAATGTTACACCAGCAACTGCGCTCACCCATTATCTGGAAAATGGAGATAATACTTTCCGCTGGGAATTGAAAGACTCCTTTGATATCGGTACGGTGAAAGCATATAACCTATTGCTTACTTCGCAAAAGTGGCGGGAACATGTGTGGACACACCAGCTAACGGTATTGGTGCCGGAAGAGAACAAACATGACGGCGCACTACTATTTATTACCGGCGGCTCTATTAAAAACGGATTGCCTAACTGGAAAGGAAATGATGACCAGTTTATCCAATCCATTAGCCTGCTGGCAACGAAGAATAAAGCCATCGTATCTGTGTTGAGGCAAACACCTAATCAACCTTTGTACAATGATCTTACAGAGGATGCCCTCATTTCTTTCACCCTGCATAATTTTAAAAAGGATGGAGATTATACCTGGCCACTGCTTTTTCCGATGGTTAAAAGCGCCGTACGGGCTATGGATGCTGTACAACAGTTTGCTAAACAACAACTGCATCATACAGTGAATGGCTTTGTGGTTACCGGTGCTTCCAAACGCGGATGGACTACCTGGCTTACCGGCGCTAATGATGAACGCGTAGTTGCCATTGCCCCTATGGTGATCGATATCCTGAATATGCCGGTAAATCTGGACTACCAGATGAAAGTATGGAAAGGATATAGTGTGCAGATTGAAGATTATGTAAACCTTGGTATTCCTCAGGCAGTACATACACCTGATGGTAATGCGATCACAGCTATGGTAGATCCTTATGCTTACCGTAACAAACTAACCATGCCCAAACTGATCATTATGGGTACGAATGATGAATACTGGACAGTGGATGCTATCAAGCACTATTACGATAGTATTCCCGGACAAAATCTGATTCATTACGTACCCAATGCCGGGCACAACCTGGGAGATGGCAAACAGGCCATGCGTGCTTTGAGCGCTTTCTTTGGGATGACGCTGGAAAAAACGCCTTATCCTGTATGTACCTGGGATATAATAACCAAGGAAAAGAAGGCAACGCTGGTAGTGAAAGCAACTCCAAAAACACTGGTAGATGCAGTGATCTGGTATGCAGATTCTCCGGATATGGTATTCACCGACAAGGAATGGAAGGGAGAAAGCCTTGGTATGAAAAAAACAGCAGAAGTAAAGGAAACGATCAGTTTTCCGGAAGCAGGCTTCAGGGCATTTTACCTGGACCTGAAATATAAGGACCCTAACGGCGGGGAATATACTGAAAGTACCCGGATGTTTGTAGCAGATAAAGACCAGCTTTTTCTGAATTAA encodes:
- a CDS encoding SusC/RagA family TonB-linked outer membrane protein, giving the protein MKKRVTFFNGSPGWLLPICYGLLFSPEAQAAHKAGLFTISAHIASPDAVWQNPQRVEVRGVVRGADGPLAGVTVAERGKSNATATAADGSFRLLVSGLDVSLVFSSVGYKTLHTALSGRTVLNIVLEPAVQELSNVVVTALGIKREKKSLGYSVGELDGKEFNRVAQENMLNAIAGKVPGVTISATGGTGSSVSMVIRGAKSLSTDNQPLFVVDGVPVASTLNNVSQVGNDNRVDYGNAISDINPDDIENISILKGPSAAALYGSRAGNGVVLITTKSGSRSKKMTVTVTSNTVFDIPYKFLKWQTKFGSGQFSATPVDVSGNPLTNPFGKLIQEEVGPAFGAALDKGYKEVQWNSPLDADGKPIPMELVSHPNNVKNFVQTGITTTNGVSLANSNDQISYRMSYSNMTNRGIVPNSDLFRNSLSLNSSFKLNNKLRISSNLDFSRNNSNNRPAGNRGTNPLQWAYGVSPHTDIRDLKEYWLPGQEGLQQRSQAKDVFNNPYFLAYEVNNSFTRDRVFGNVKADWQITPELSLMARYALDTYKERRETKIANSYTEDPRGSYGIIDLSVYERNADIMATYQRNIHDFSLLVSAGGNARYQKGSNFTNATRNGTGLIVPGVYNVQNIAPANLDYVSSWYQKGVFSAFGLLNIGYKGMAYLDVTGRNDWSSTLPVKNRSYFYPSASLSLLLNEMLHLSPAVNLLKLRGGIAQAGNDANPYMLLSTLSNAGTWDGIPRLTTSGTLLTPDLKPEIATSYETGLDVNLFNNRLRFAGTYYVAKNKNQIFSVQLPPSSGYTSKNINAGLLESKGIELSLGGTPVQTANWTWDVNVNLSRNRTRIIELSDELPYFTLWTDAKGGAWTYVGDQIGDIYDAQLVTVTDEKSPYFGYPLLDQTGKWQSIDAINTKNKIGNFNPDFMLGAQTSLSYKGFSLNMTFDWRHGGDFVSQTYRYGEEDGKSQLFLDKLINPNGMEGQELRDWLVAHEDQYIKVHGNYFPLVGGPTPDYGTVPFKYGPYTLPYGGVIVPGVIAKYDGAGNITGYIENLGGPDTRALPYAGATAWSFTRAFTYDASYLKLREVSLGYDLPDKLIRSMKLQHASISVYSRNIMLWTKAKIGIDPETAFQVESGLQKSGIQFKQGIERYNVTPWSIPVGFKINVTF
- a CDS encoding SusD/RagB family nutrient-binding outer membrane lipoprotein, translating into MKTTNILIACLVVSCCCISSCSKDLTKWNEDPNGVNQGTANPNLVLSTVLTETGKAFVNLGYQDIAGVMQHTQKDGWSTTHNNYEWGGSQSWAEYYDILRNNEYVYQRSVALQYELQQGMALVMKCMVFGLITDLWGDAPYTAALKGIEGGAEHVFPAYDDQETIYKGILADLETANTLLSKGKNEYNSTADIIDVYYKGEPSKWRKLANSLALRYYMRISDKLPDIAKAGIEKIVGNAAQYPIISSFTEDAAMPFAGNSNGDSWPANVTYDADASNYRRLKMCATLVKVMRALHDPRLGVWANKIQIPLVVDPNLPAGTDKIENGKRYLSPDKVAGLEVNTDPEYVGIPPGLNGAAVYNMGPDPSQAARNPHVSWLNDIYKEAKGPLLKARLLSAAEVHFILAEAALKGWAVGDAKTHYEAAIQASLNTWGVGGTYDAYIAVPGVAFNGTLEQLIQQKWIASWTAATESWFDFRRTGFPKLKAGPDAMRKVLPVRFYYMLEERNLNRTNTEAAMNKLEVTTYSEADGKNSPWSKPWLVKGTAKPW
- a CDS encoding PhoPQ-activated pathogenicity-related family protein is translated as MKPLLLKLAIIFLVQFNFACKTQAQDNVTPATALTHYLENGDNTFRWELKDSFDIGTVKAYNLLLTSQKWREHVWTHQLTVLVPEENKHDGALLFITGGSIKNGLPNWKGNDDQFIQSISLLATKNKAIVSVLRQTPNQPLYNDLTEDALISFTLHNFKKDGDYTWPLLFPMVKSAVRAMDAVQQFAKQQLHHTVNGFVVTGASKRGWTTWLTGANDERVVAIAPMVIDILNMPVNLDYQMKVWKGYSVQIEDYVNLGIPQAVHTPDGNAITAMVDPYAYRNKLTMPKLIIMGTNDEYWTVDAIKHYYDSIPGQNLIHYVPNAGHNLGDGKQAMRALSAFFGMTLEKTPYPVCTWDIITKEKKATLVVKATPKTLVDAVIWYADSPDMVFTDKEWKGESLGMKKTAEVKETISFPEAGFRAFYLDLKYKDPNGGEYTESTRMFVADKDQLFLN